The sequence below is a genomic window from Paenibacillus silvisoli.
TTCGCTGTCCAGAAGTGGAACCGTTCCACTTTCCAGCCAATACAGCAATAAAAAGCTGCACAACCCCAAAGGGCCGTGCAGCTCTACTAAACCCTACTCGCCCCAGCGCCAGCCGAACGGGTACTCCGCCGACAGCGTCAGCGGCAGACGGCCGGTCGGCGCGAATTCGCCGAGCAGCGCGCCTGCGGCGGATTCCAGCGCCTGCGGGCGGCATTCGTAGACCGCGAGGAACGCGGACACCTCCGGGTACGCGAGCAGATCGAGCGGGTTGCGGACCGATACCGCAACCGTGCGGTCGCCCGCTTCCGCGAGCAAACGCGCAGCCAGCTCGCGCTCGTCCGCGTGCTTCGCCGCGTCATAGCTGACGAACACGATCTGCTCGAACGACGCGAGGTCGCGCAGCGCATCGGGGTCGCTGACCCGCCGCTCCGTCACCTGCGGCATGCGCGCCGCAAGCCGTCCGCCGAGCGTACCGTCGTCGGTCAGCAGCTCGTCGGCCTCCGACACGGTGACGATTTCCGGCCACAGCACGAGCGTCTTCGCCTCGCGGCGAAGCGGCAGCAAGCCGCGCTCGTTCTTGACCAGCGTCACGGACGCCGCGCTCCATTGACGCGCCGCCGCCTGCTGCTCCGGCATATCCAGCGCCGGCTCCACCTCGGCCCATGGCGCGAGCGGCTCGCCGACACCGCGCTTCGCCTTCAAGCGCATGATCCGCTCCAGCGACGCGTCGATGCGCGCCTCCGTCAGCTCGCCGCGTTCCACTGCGGCCGCGACGGCTTCGATCGCCGCGCGCTGCTTCGCAGCCGTGTGGCAGATCAGCACCATATCCGCGCCGGCTTGCAGCGCCATAACGGCGCCGCGCTCCGGACCGTAGAACTTGTCGATCGCGTTCATTTCCAAGCAATCCGTCACGATGACGCCTTCATAGCCGAGCTCGCCGCGCAGCAACCCCGTCAGGACCGGCTCCGACAGCGTCGACGGGACGCCGGACGGATCAAGCGCCGGCAAGCACACATGCGCCGTCATGATCAGATCCGTTTCGCCGGCCGCCATCTTGAACGGCACCAGCTCCACCGCATCCAGCCGCGCGCGGTCATGCGTCAGCACCGGCAGATCCCGGTGCGAATCGACGCTCGTATCGCCATGACCCGGGAAGTGCTTGACCGTCGCCGACACGCGGGCACGCTGATAGCCGCGCACCGCCGCCAAGCCCAGCTCGCCCACAACCTCCGGCCGGTCGCTGTACGAGCGCACGTTAATAACCGGATTATCCGGGTTATTGTTCACATCGATACATTACGCATAGTTCAAATTAATGCCCAGCGCCCTCAGCTGCTCCCCGCAAATGGCAGCCGCTTCGAATACGCCGCCCGCCGATCCGGTCGCGCCAAGCGCCATATTGCCCGGCATCAGCGTCACGCCCTTCACGAGCCGCGACACCATGCCGCCCTCCTGGTCAACCGCGATGAACATCGGCGAACGTCCCGAACGTTCAGCCGTTTCCATCAGCCCGGCCGACAACGCATGCACCTGCTTCGCGTCCACGATGTTGCGCGTGAAGTAGATGATGCCGCCAACGCCGTAATCCTCAATCAATGCCTTGATTTCCGCAGACGGCTCGTACCCATGAAAGCCGAACACGAACAGCTGCCCGATTTTTTCCCGCAAACTCAATGCCTTGCCGGTTACTTGCTCTCCCATGTGACCAACAGCTCCTCTTCCGACTAGTTGCTTCTCCTCGAACGCCATACCGACAGCACGGTCATTCGGCCTTCTGTCGTCGTTAGTGTTCTTCCTCGGACTCCTCGCCGGCCGTCACGTGGGACGTACCCTGCACGGCCATCCGGTAATCCGTCGGATTCTTTCCAGTATACTTCATAAACACTTTCGTAAAATAGCGCCGCTCCGCATACCCGACTTCCTTCGCGATTTGTGCCACGCTCTTCGGCGTTTCCGTGAGCAGCGATATCGCCGTTTCCATACGCGCGCGCGTAATGTATTCAATGAACGTTTCCCCGTACGTTCCCTTGAACAGCAAGCTAAAATGCGAGGTCGACAGCCCGACATGCGTCGCCGCATCCTCCACGCTTAGATCGCGGAACAAGTGACGGTCGATGAACGGTTTAACATCCGCCATTTGCCGCTCCGAGTGCTTCCGCTTATCCGTCGAGCGGGCAACGCCTTCGCTGGACGCCTGACGGATCGCCGCGAACAGATCCTTCACGCCAAAATGCAAATCCATCTTCCGCCACATCGCGTCTTCCCGCTCGCGCGGCAGCAAATCCGCTTCCTTCAGCTCCCGCATCAGGTGCAGCGCGAGAAAATGCAGCAGCGGCTCCAGCCGCCCGTCCGCGCTGGCGCCGGCTTTGTGCAGCTGCTCCGCGAGCCGCTTCTGCTCCGCCTCGACGCCGGCGGCGTCTCCCCGCTTCATCGCGCCGATCAGCCGCTCCGCGATGTCCCATAACGCGCGTCCGGCTTCGAACTCGCCGGAGCGCTCATTGCCGTAAAACGCGATCGGCGCCGTCTCCGTCGAAAGCTGCATGCCGCGCTGCACGCACTTATACGCGGCCGCCAGCTCGTTCATCGCCGCCACCCGATCGTAGATGCCGGCGTGAAGCTGCAGCTTGGCGTTCTTCTGAACCGACGCGAGCAGCATTTCCGCCCATTTGGTGACCTTTGACTCGCGGGCCGCCTTCACGTCCAGCGCGTCCGTCGAAACGCTACCAAGCGCCGCCTCGGCCTGCTCCCCATGGATCAGCACGCACCATTCGCCGTCGCGCATCTGAATGATCGCATGCTGCAGTCCGGCCAGCTGGATCGTCTCGCGCAGCACGTTGCACACCGCGAAATTCCATATTTTACGCTCTTTGTCCGGCCATTCGCGCCAATCCCGCGCATCCGCGGAGCCCGCATCGATATCGAGCACGATCATCGTATACTGCGGCTGCCCGAGCTGCTGCTCCTGCCCCGCCATGAGCCAGTTGTCCGCCGTAATGTCCGTGTAGTCCATCAGCACGTCATACAATATTTTTTCGTTCGCCAAATCGATGATCCGGTCCAGCTTCCGCTTCTCTTCCTTCACCTGCATCCGCTTCTGGCGCTGCTCCGACATGACGCGCGCGATGACGCCCGTCAGCTCGTCATACGGAATCGGCTTCAGGATATAATCCTTCACGCCATATTGAATCGCGGCGCGCGTATAAGAAAAATCCTGATAGCCGGTGAGCATAATGATTTCGCACGCGATGCCTCGTTCCCGAATGTTCCTAACCAATTCAAGGCCGTCCATGACGGGCATGCGGATGTCGCACAGCACC
It includes:
- a CDS encoding response regulator transcription factor, translated to MNGKVLLVDDEQHITRNLEKVIPWSMLGLEIAGTAKNGVEALELLKAEPADLVLCDIRMPVMDGLELVRNIRERGIACEIIMLTGYQDFSYTRAAIQYGVKDYILKPIPYDELTGVIARVMSEQRQKRMQVKEEKRKLDRIIDLANEKILYDVLMDYTDITADNWLMAGQEQQLGQPQYTMIVLDIDAGSADARDWREWPDKERKIWNFAVCNVLRETIQLAGLQHAIIQMRDGEWCVLIHGEQAEAALGSVSTDALDVKAARESKVTKWAEMLLASVQKNAKLQLHAGIYDRVAAMNELAAAYKCVQRGMQLSTETAPIAFYGNERSGEFEAGRALWDIAERLIGAMKRGDAAGVEAEQKRLAEQLHKAGASADGRLEPLLHFLALHLMRELKEADLLPREREDAMWRKMDLHFGVKDLFAAIRQASSEGVARSTDKRKHSERQMADVKPFIDRHLFRDLSVEDAATHVGLSTSHFSLLFKGTYGETFIEYITRARMETAISLLTETPKSVAQIAKEVGYAERRYFTKVFMKYTGKNPTDYRMAVQGTSHVTAGEESEEEH